CATGTTCTAGTGCTTTATCTTTCTATCTGCTGTGTCTTagtgtatacatagatatatacacatcattttttccattagaatatatatatttttagagcAGGGACTGTTTAATTTCTGCCTTTGTATTTTGTGGGCTCAGCATGGTGTTTGATCAGTAAAAAGTGTACAGTAAAAACCTGTTAATTGCTGTTTTCTGTGGACCCCTGTGATTCAGCCAAGTTGTCCAAAAGATAatggagaaaatttaaataaccaaatgcatatatacacacacacacacacacacacacacacacacacgtgtatatataaaaatatatacacatatgtgtatgtttacacaaaatatatctgtgtgtatgtaccAATAATCACATTTTGTAAACACATCCTTGAAAATGGTTCGATGAATGTCCATttaccaaataaaatataaaactggaaaattggaaatacaGTTAAGATTTTAGAAGCAATCTTTCCTAGAGTTCTAAAGCAATCTTTCCTAGAGTTCTAAAGCAATCTTTCCTAGAGTTCTGTATCTCTTGCccccttccccattttctttATTCTGTGAATATCTGCTATGTAAATGTAGTAAGGGCCCTGTGTTTTGTTACTCTTTGCAGAATTTTTATTGTGGCAGGCACTTCTCCCATATGTTATCTAAAATAGGGCCACTATTAAAAGACCTCTGTCCACGATGGAGACTTAAAGTGACTGAGATGTGTCATTTTGTGTGCTCCAGTGGCTTTAGATGTAAATAGTTGCTagatttgagtttttaaaatgaaaatatacatttaagTTTTTGATATGTGATGAAaactttttctcccctccctcaacGCCAAGTAATTTATCTgggtttttatatgttaccaCTTTGGATTTTTATTAGGCTTTTTTTTAAGGGTTTTGGTTTTGTTAAATAAATAGACTACTGAGACAAGAATTTAGAACTGAAGAGTTAGATTTATTTGCTCAATGGTTTTCTATCTTGTTTGCGCTAGTTGTATTTCTACAGTTTCTTGTTtgtgttgttttcttctttctgttctgctttttaaaacttgcttggttgtttttttaaacttgttgttgtgttgttttcttctttctgttttgctttttaaaacttgcttggttgtttttttaaacttgttgTGTTAAACTTGGTTGCTTTTTTTAAGTTGGTATAAACTTGgttgccttttttttgtttttggggggtttttttttggtaacactTAGGTTTTTCTGTGCTTGGAACTTTTTGAGTGAACCAGGTATTGAGCTTTGTGAATACTAACTTTGTTTAATCTGGTGGAAGCCTGGAAGGAGTTGCAGCTTTTCTCTGGGTAGCTTCTTTCGCCTGGTGGGCCTGCAGGACAGCCACAGCTTCGTCCACTTTGGAGTGGAGGGATTCAGGAGACTCAAGCATGTGAAGAAGCTCGGAGTTGTCGATTTCCAGCAGCATGCCTGTGATCTTACCAGCCAGAGCAGGATGCATGGCTTGAATGAGTGGAAATAACCGTTCTCCTAACATCTGCTTTTGCTCTTGGGGAGGGGCAGCTGCTAACATGGAGGCCGTTAATACCTCTTGGGTGGAAACATGGACAGCAGGCTGCGGTATGTTAATTTGCATCGGTACCTCAAAATGCTTTGGATTGCGGACACCAGCGGCATATTTATATTGCTGAACTGCACGCAGAGTGGGAATGAATGGTGGACGGGGCGGCCCGAACAGCTGATTCGATGGAGTGACGACGCGCTGGGTGGTCATCATTCTTGGAACTTGGCCCGAAGCAGCTCGCATAGGATTATATGGGGCTCTAGGAGCCTCGGGCCTGATGACACCAGAGACAGTTGGAAATGGGTGAAGTCTTCCACTTGGAGGGCCCCAGTGAGAAGTTGTTCTGAGTTGGGGAAGGTGACCATAATGATAGTAAGAAGTGCGGGTCTGAGAGGATGGTACAGTGGTCATGTAATAGCTGGAAGATGGTGTTGGCTGGTGGTAGGGACTGCGCACTGGATTGGCAAAGGGCTGAAAGTTAGCCATTCTCCGCATATACTGGCTTGTCAAGTGCGCTTGGCGTTCTTCTTTGCGCTGGGCTAGCGCTACATACAGAGGCTTACTAGTTACTAATCTGCCATTCATTTCTGTGACTGCCTTGGCAGCCTCATCTGGtgctgaaaaacaaacaaatccaaagCCTCTGCTGCGTCCTCCTTCCATCATGACCTTTGCACTTGTAATTGTACCAAATGGGGAGAATTCTTTTCTCAACCGCTCATCATCAATAGTATCATCAAGATTTTTCACATAAAGATTGACCCCTTGGTACCTGGTATTTCTGTCTTGTTTAATCTGTTCAAAATGGCGTTTCaattctgtctgcctctctccctttttctgagCTCTGCCTACATAAATCTGTCTTCCATTGAGttcttttccattcatttcaTCTACAGCTCTCTGGGCATCTTCATGTCTTTCGTAACTAACAAATCCAAAACCTTTAGACCTCCCCCTTTCATCAGTCATTACCTTTACACTCAAAGCCCTCCCAAATCTTCCAAATATTTCACTAAGTCTAGTATTGTCCATGTCTTCTCCAAAGTTCTTGATGTAAACGTTGGTGAACTCTCTAGCTCTCGCTCCAAGTTCCAATTCTCGCTCTTTGCGGGATTTAAAGCGACCCACAAATACTTTGAGGTCTTTCAAAATTATCCCATTCATCTTTTCTATAGCTGTTTCAGCAGACTCTTGAGTTTCAAAGTGAACAAAGCCGTAGCCTTTGGAGCCATTCTCATCACTGACCACTTTGCAGGACAGAATATGACCGAAGCCAGAGAAAGCATCAAATAGGGCCCTGTTGTCAATGGACTTTTCAAGATTTTTAACAAAAATGTTTCCCACACCGCTCTTGCGCAGTGAAGGGTCACGTTGGGACCACATAATACGAACTGGCTTGCCCTTGATCACATCCAGGTTCATGGTTTCCAACACCCGCTCAGCATCTGATGATTGCTGAAAGTTAACATAGGCGTATCCTAGGGAACGCCGGGTGATCATATCCCTACACACACGAATAGATAAGATGGGACCCGCTGGACTGAACTTCTCATATAACATTGCTTCGGTCACATCATGATGGAGGTCGCCTACGTACAGGGACGCCATTTGTCCCCCAGTGGATCCGCTTGCCCCCTGGGACACGCTTGTTCCTTGGGGTCCGCTTGCTTCCAGGGGCCCACTTGCGCCTGCTTCCAATCCACGACTTGCCTGCCCGCTTGCCTCTAATACGCCGCCGCTTGCCTCTAATACGCCGCCGCTTGCCTCTAATATGCCGCCGCTTGCCTCCATGGGGGAGCTTGTCTCTCTCATATCTCCTGCCCCGCTCAACCCACTCGCCTCTCCAGGCTCTTTTGgcatattctcttcattttttccactCTGCTGACTTGGTTTGTTCTCTCTATTGGGCTCGTTCTCTCCACTAGGCTCACTTTGATTCTCTGGGCAAATCGCTTTGGGTTTCACCACGGGTTCCTTAAGTTCCATCTTAGTAACACTGGATCCCGTCACAGTCTTATCCGATCCTATTAGAGCTTCCTTAGCGTCCATAACTGGCTCAGTTTCTCTCATCACAGGTACATAAGGTTCAGTCACAGTCTCATCAGATCCTGTCACTGGCTCATTAAGTTCTATCACTGGCTCTTTTAGTCCCACTGGTTCTGTAAACTCACTCAGTTTTGTTGGTTCAGCCACCGCCTCACTTGGTTCCATCACTGCTTCGCTTGACTCCACAACCGCCTCGCTGGATTCCACAGCCGCCTGGCTTGATTCCACCGCTGCCTTGCTGGATTCCATCGGTTCTGCCATTGCCTCACTTGGTTCCATCAGTTCCGTGGCCGCTTTGCTAGACTCCGCCACTGCCACCACCACCGCCTCACCCGCCACTGCCACTGCCTCGCTTGACTCCACCGCTACCGCTACTGCCTCCGCCTCGCTCGACTCCGCCACGGTCTCCGCCTTGCTTGACTCAGCCACTGCCAGCACTACCGCCTCGCTCGACTTTGCCACCGCCACCACCACCGCCTCGCTGGACTCTGCCACCGCCACGCTCGGTTCCATCATCTCCTCGCTTCGTGACATCGGTTCCGCCACCGCCTCACTTGATTCCATCACCTCCTCGATTCGTGACATCGGTTCCACCACCGCCTCGCTCGACTCCGCCACCGCCTCGCTCGACTCCGCCACCGCCTCGCTCGACTGCGCCACCGCCTCGCTCGACTGCGCCACCGCCTCGCTCGACTCCGCCACCTCCTCGCTCGACTGCGCCACCGCCTCGCTCGACTGCGCCACCGCCTCGCTCGACTCCGCCACCGCCTCGCTCGACTCCGCCACCGCCTCGCTCGACTCCGCCACCGCCTCGCTCGACTCCGCCACCTCCTCGCTCGACTGCGCCACCTCCTCGCTGGACTGCGCCACCGCCTCGCTGGACTCCGCCACCGCCTCGCTGGACTCCGCCACCTCCTCGCTCGACTGCGCCACCGCCTCGCTGGACTGCGCCACCGCCTCGCTCGACTCCGCCACCGCCTCGCTCGACTCCGCCACCGCCTCGCTCGACTCCGCCACCTCCTCGCTCGACTGCGCCACCTCCTCGCTGGACTGCGCCACCGCCTCGCTCGACTCCGCCACCTCCTCGCTCGACTCCGCCACCTCCTCGCTGGACTGCGCCACCGCCTCGCTCGACTGCGCCACCGCCTCGCTCGACTCCGCCACCGCCTCGCTCGACTCCGCCACCGCCTCGCTGGACTCCGCCACCGCCTCGCTCGACTGCGCCACCGCCACCGCCTCGCTGGACTCCGCCACCGCCTCGCTGGACTCCGCCACCGCCTCGCTGGACTCCGCCACCGCCTCGCTCGACTGCGCCACCGCCTCGCTGGACTCCGCCACCGCCTCGCTCGACTGCGCCACCGCCTCGCTCGACTCCGCCACCGCCTCGCTCGACTCCGCCACCTCCTCGCTCGACTCCGCCACCTCCTCGCTCGACTGCGCCACCGCCTCGCTGGACTGCGCCACCGCCACCGCCTCGCTGGACTCCGCCACCGCCTCTCTCGACTGCGCCACCGCCTCGCTCGACTGCGCCACCGCCACCGCCTCGCTGGACTCCGCCACCGCCTCGCTGGACTGCGCCACCGCCTCGCTCGACTCCGCCACCTCCTCGCTCGACTGCGCCACCGCCACCGCCTCGCTGGACTCCGCCACCGCCTCGCTGGACTGCGCCACCGCCTCGCTCGACTCCGCCACCTCCTCGCTGGACTCCGCCACCGCCTCGCTCGACTGCGCCACCGCCACCGCCTCGCTGGACTCCGCCACCGCCTCGCTTGACTGCGCCACCGCCACCGCCTCTCTGGACTCCGCCACCGCCTCTCTGGACTCCGCCACCGCCTCGCTCGACTGCACCACCGCCACCGCCTCGCTCGACTGCACCACCGCCACCGCCTCGCTTGATTCCATCAGCCCCACCACCTCCTCGCTGGACTTCACCACCGCCTTGCTTGAGTCCGCCACCGCCTCGCTCGACTGCGCCAGCACCACCATCTTGCTCGACTTCATCACTGCATCACTCAATAACGCCACCACCTCTCTCGACTCCGCCACCGCTTCGCTTGATTCCATCAGTTCCACCACCGCCTCGCTCGACTCCACCACCGCCTCGCTCGATTCTGCCACTGACTCACTCAACTGCGCCAGCGCCACCGTCTCACTCAATTCCGTCACTGTATCACTCGATAACGCCACTGCCTCGTTCGATTCCGCCACCGATTCGCTCGATTCCGCCACCGCCTCACTCGATTCAGCCACCGCCTCACTCGATTCAGCCACCGCCTCACTTGTCTCCACCACCACCTTGCTCGATTCCGCCACCGACTCACTCGATTGCGCCAGCGCCACCGTCTCGCTCGACTCCATCACTGTATCACTCAATAACGCCACCGCCTCATTCGATTCCGCCACCGCCTCACTCGATTCAGCCACCGCCTCGCTGGACTCCACCACTGCCTCACTCGATTCTTTCACCTCCTCGTCCAGTTCCGCCACCACCTCACTCGGTTCCGCCATCGCCTCGCTTGGTTCAGTCACTGCCTCGCTCATTTCCGTCACTGCCTCGCTCGTTTCCGCCACCGCCTTGCTCGATCCCATTGGTTCAGTCACTGCCTCACTCGATCCTATTGGTTCAGCCACCACCTCTTTCGATCCCATTGGTTCAGCCACCACCTCGCTCGACACCATCTGTTCAGCTACCCCCTCTCTTGGCCAGATTGAGTTAGCCACCTCACTTGATTCACTCATCTCAGTCTCGGTCACCTTACTCACCCTGAGGGGGTCGGTCTGCTTGACCGCCTCCAGTGTTTCAGTCAGTGGGGTGGTACCACGAATATTTTGGCTACTAGGCCCGAGAGGTTCACCCAGAGCCTCGAGGTCACCGAGGGCGCTAAAAGCGCTGGCGAGGGAAGAATGGTCTCCCGCACCTTCGGCAAGACCCGCCTTGCTATCCGGAGGTTTGTAGGAGGCCATTTTTTACCTCAGGAATAGCAAGTTACGGAGAACATGAAATGGCATCAAGCGCCATCAACGCTCTCCTCGAGACTGAAGCTCCAGGGCCTGGGGTGACAGGGAAATGCCTAACAATGGGGGGGAGGAGCCAATACAGACAGCGCTTAGGAACAGAAAGGCTGATAAGTCAAAGGCATTTCTATTGGCCAAGCCCAGTACAATTCCGTGACTTGAATGCGTCACAATTGCTTACACTGCAGGGTGTGGCGGATATGGGAGGGACGTCTgctaagaaaggaggaaggagaaaactgGGTTAGACCAGAGAATTAGGGGGGAGGGGACGCAAGGTGGGACAGGAAATGGGATAGAAAAAGGGGAAGTAAGGGAAAGTGAGCCAAAACATTGCAGATAAAGATAGCCAGGTCTTGGATGAATTTTAATCTCTTGAAACTTTGGTAGCCCCACATATAGGAAACTCCAATCTGGTTTTGTGAAGTCCAAGATCTTGGGTTCAAATGTTGATTGAAGCCAAATAAACAAGTATTTGTTCAGTACCTGTTGTACAGGAAGTTTTATTATACACAAAGGTAGCAGTACAGCTCTAGAGAGCTGGCCCTCCTGCtgagaaaaacctgaattcaagtcccagCTCTGATTTCTGTAGAAAGTTACTTAAATTTTGCGTGTTCTAGGTAGTTCTCTCAGATTAAATTAGAGAATAGTTGCTAATTTCT
This is a stretch of genomic DNA from Sminthopsis crassicaudata isolate SCR6 chromosome X, ASM4859323v1, whole genome shotgun sequence. It encodes these proteins:
- the LOC141548368 gene encoding polyadenylate-binding protein 1-like, whose translation is MSRIEEVMESSEAVAEPMSRSEEMMEPSVAVAESSEAVVVAVAKSSEAVVLAVAESSKAETVAESSEAEAVAVAVESSEAVAVAGEAVVVAVAESSKAATELMEPSEAMAEPMESSKAAVESSQAAVESSEAVVESSEAVMEPSEAVAEPTKLSEFTEPVGLKEPVIELNEPVTGSDETVTEPYVPVMRETEPVMDAKEALIGSDKTVTGSSVTKMELKEPVVKPKAICPENQSEPSGENEPNRENKPSQQSGKNEENMPKEPGEASGLSGAGDMRETSSPMEASGGILEASGGASRGLEAGASGPLEASGPQGTSVSQGASGSTGGQMASLYVGDLHHDVTEAMLYEKFSPAGPILSIRVCRDMITRRSLGYAYVNFQQSSDAERVLETMNLDVIKGKPVRIMWSQRDPSLRKSGVGNIFVKNLEKSIDNRALFDAFSGFGHILSCKVVSDENGSKGYGFVHFETQESAETAIEKMNGIILKDLKVFVGRFKSRKERELELGARAREFTNVYIKNFGEDMDNTRLSEIFGRFGRALSVKVMTDERGRSKGFGFVSYERHEDAQRAVDEMNGKELNGRQIYVGRAQKKGERQTELKRHFEQIKQDRNTRYQGVNLYVKNLDDTIDDERLRKEFSPFGTITSAKVMMEGGRSRGFGFVCFSAPDEAAKAVTEMNGRLVTSKPLYVALAQRKEERQAHLTSQYMRRMANFQPFANPVRSPYHQPTPSSSYYMTTVPSSQTRTSYYHYGHLPQLRTTSHWGPPSGRLHPFPTVSGVIRPEAPRAPYNPMRAASGQVPRMMTTQRVVTPSNQLFGPPRPPFIPTLRAVQQYKYAAGVRNPKHFEVPMQINIPQPAVHVSTQEVLTASMLAAAPPQEQKQMLGERLFPLIQAMHPALAGKITGMLLEIDNSELLHMLESPESLHSKVDEAVAVLQAHQAKEATQRKAATPSRLPPD